A single Vulcanisaeta distributa DSM 14429 DNA region contains:
- the tpiA gene encoding triose-phosphate isomerase translates to MKLPILIINMKVYPEVLGKRALELAKVAEAVSRELGVSIAVAPPITELRLVAENVGIPVYAQGADPVEPGARTGHVPPEFIKEAGASGVILNHSENRLLLNDLGWLVNRAKNLGLETLVCAPDPYTSAAAAALEPTAVAVEPPELIGTGKAVSREKPDVIVKTVELVKRVNPSIPVITGAGIESYEDVKRAVELGTQGVLVASAIVKARDWRQKIMELAKALH, encoded by the coding sequence ATGAAGTTACCAATATTAATCATAAACATGAAAGTGTACCCTGAGGTGCTCGGTAAGAGGGCTCTTGAGCTTGCTAAGGTCGCTGAAGCTGTGTCCAGGGAGTTAGGTGTGTCCATTGCCGTTGCCCCACCAATTACTGAGCTTAGGCTTGTGGCTGAGAACGTGGGAATACCCGTGTATGCCCAGGGTGCTGATCCAGTTGAGCCTGGGGCTAGGACAGGGCATGTACCGCCTGAGTTCATTAAGGAGGCCGGGGCGTCGGGAGTAATACTTAATCACAGCGAGAATAGGCTCCTCCTAAATGACCTTGGCTGGCTCGTTAACAGGGCGAAGAACCTCGGCCTAGAGACTCTCGTGTGTGCGCCGGACCCATACACGAGCGCGGCTGCCGCTGCCCTTGAGCCAACGGCAGTAGCAGTTGAGCCACCCGAGCTTATTGGCACTGGTAAGGCCGTAAGTAGGGAGAAGCCTGACGTCATTGTGAAAACCGTGGAACTCGTTAAAAGAGTTAACCCGAGCATTCCGGTCATCACGGGGGCCGGTATTGAGAGCTATGAGGATGTTAAAAGGGCCGTTGAACTTGGGACACAGGGAGTCCTGGTAGCTAGTGCCATTGTTAAGGCGAGGGATTGGAGACAGAAGATTATGGAGTTAGCCAAAGCATTACATTAA